Proteins from a single region of Fodinibius sp. Rm-B-1B1-1:
- a CDS encoding pyruvate dehydrogenase complex E1 component subunit beta, whose product MAELQFREAIRAAIDEEMGQDEDIFVMGEEVAEYDGAYKVTEGLLDKYGSKRMIDTPISELGFAGIGVGAAMNGLRPIVEFMTFNFAVLAADQIINHASKVRYMTGGQVEIPIVFRGPNASAGQLSATHSVSYDAMYAHFPGLKVIYTSEPADAKGLLKSAIRDDNPVLFMESEQMYGLKGEVPEEDDFTIPIGKAKVKREGSDVTVVAHGKMYHVATQAAEQLAKEDVDVEIIDPRTVKPLDMETIVKSIRKTNRCVIVDEAHPFGGLAAEVGYLIQREAFDYLDAPVQRVTLPDTNAPFAKNLFDEWLPSPDQVIDAVNTVTYRK is encoded by the coding sequence ATGGCTGAGTTACAATTCAGAGAAGCAATCCGGGCTGCAATAGATGAAGAAATGGGCCAGGATGAAGATATTTTTGTAATGGGTGAAGAAGTCGCCGAATACGACGGAGCCTATAAGGTAACCGAAGGTCTGCTCGATAAATACGGATCGAAACGTATGATTGATACGCCTATCTCGGAACTGGGTTTTGCCGGCATTGGTGTAGGGGCGGCGATGAATGGTCTGCGCCCAATTGTAGAATTTATGACGTTTAATTTTGCGGTGTTGGCCGCTGACCAAATTATTAATCACGCATCCAAAGTACGGTATATGACCGGTGGACAGGTGGAGATTCCGATTGTTTTTCGTGGTCCCAACGCATCAGCAGGCCAGCTAAGTGCAACCCACTCGGTTTCTTATGATGCAATGTATGCTCATTTTCCTGGACTAAAAGTAATTTATACCTCCGAACCTGCTGATGCTAAGGGATTGTTGAAGTCTGCAATTCGTGATGACAATCCGGTATTGTTTATGGAGTCGGAGCAGATGTATGGCCTGAAAGGAGAAGTGCCTGAAGAAGATGATTTTACCATCCCCATAGGAAAAGCCAAGGTGAAGCGCGAAGGCAGTGACGTAACGGTGGTAGCGCATGGAAAGATGTATCATGTTGCAACGCAAGCTGCTGAACAGTTGGCGAAAGAAGATGTGGATGTAGAAATTATTGATCCTCGGACGGTTAAGCCATTGGATATGGAAACGATTGTGAAATCCATCCGCAAAACCAATCGCTGCGTAATTGTGGATGAAGCACATCCGTTTGGCGGGCTTGCGGCTGAAGTTGGATATTTGATCCAGCGCGAGGCTTTTGATTACCTGGATGCGCCGGTTCAACGGGTAACGCTTCCGGATACAAATGCCCCCTTTGCAAAGAATTTGTTTGATGAGTGGTTGCCCAGTCCGGATCAGGTGATTGATGCTGTGAATACCGTTACTTATCGCAAGTAA
- a CDS encoding pyruvate dehydrogenase complex dihydrolipoamide acetyltransferase, whose product MAVKVEMPKLSDTMEEGVIAAWNVEEGDSVESGDVIAEVETDKATMEVEVFDAGTILKILVEEGDAVPLGGLIAVIGEEGEDISDILEEAKSAGGSSEDTADKEKSEDSAESMGDEKEESFDPVFGDLDEKENGQSDDGRIKASPLARNMAEEQGINLANVEGSGPHGRIIKRDIESYEPSKAPAAAPAATVSREDKEHRVSQMRKTIARRLSESKFSSPHFYETIDIDMSAVWDARKQLNEISESKISFNDIVVKACATALRQHPQVNSSWHGDKIVEHGDVNVAVAVGIDEGLLTPVIDNTDQKGLQQIAAESKTLIEKAQNRDLQPEEMEGSTFTVSNLGMFGIEEFTAIINPPNACILAVGAIREVPVVEDGEIVPGKRMKVTLSSDHRIVDGVVAAKFLNTLKSMLENPLGLVL is encoded by the coding sequence ATGGCAGTTAAGGTTGAAATGCCCAAGCTAAGCGATACGATGGAAGAAGGCGTGATCGCTGCGTGGAATGTTGAAGAAGGAGATAGTGTCGAATCCGGCGATGTGATTGCTGAGGTGGAAACCGATAAGGCGACAATGGAAGTTGAGGTTTTTGATGCCGGAACGATTCTCAAAATTTTAGTAGAGGAAGGAGATGCTGTACCGCTCGGTGGTTTGATTGCCGTAATTGGTGAAGAAGGAGAAGATATCAGCGATATCCTGGAAGAAGCAAAATCTGCGGGTGGATCTTCTGAAGATACGGCTGATAAAGAAAAATCTGAGGATTCTGCTGAATCTATGGGTGATGAAAAGGAAGAGAGTTTTGATCCGGTCTTTGGAGACCTTGATGAGAAAGAAAATGGTCAGTCTGATGACGGACGGATTAAAGCTTCTCCATTAGCTCGTAATATGGCTGAAGAGCAAGGCATTAATCTTGCGAATGTAGAGGGTAGCGGTCCACATGGACGTATTATTAAACGAGATATCGAAAGCTATGAGCCTTCAAAAGCTCCGGCCGCTGCGCCTGCAGCTACGGTATCGCGCGAAGATAAAGAACATCGCGTATCACAAATGCGTAAGACGATTGCTCGCAGACTTTCTGAAAGTAAGTTTAGCAGCCCACATTTTTATGAAACAATTGATATCGATATGAGTGCGGTTTGGGATGCGCGCAAGCAGTTAAACGAAATTAGTGAAAGCAAGATTAGCTTTAATGATATTGTTGTTAAAGCATGTGCTACTGCATTACGACAGCATCCGCAGGTGAATAGCTCATGGCATGGTGACAAGATTGTTGAGCATGGTGATGTAAATGTGGCCGTTGCTGTGGGGATTGACGAAGGATTGCTTACACCGGTGATTGATAATACCGACCAGAAAGGCTTGCAGCAGATTGCAGCTGAGAGTAAAACTCTTATTGAAAAAGCCCAAAACCGTGATTTACAGCCCGAAGAAATGGAAGGCAGTACCTTTACGGTTAGTAATTTAGGAATGTTTGGTATTGAGGAGTTTACTGCTATTATCAATCCACCTAATGCATGTATTCTCGCTGTGGGGGCTATTCGTGAAGTACCCGTGGTTGAGGATGGAGAAATAGTGCCTGGCAAGCGAATGAAGGTTACGCTTTCGAGTGATCATCGTATCGTAGATGGTGTTGTTGCCGCTAAATTTTTGAATACGCTTAAGAGTATGCTTGAAAATCCATTGGGATTAGTGCTCTAA